The Prochlorococcus sp. MIT 1300 genome has a window encoding:
- the ndhL gene encoding NAD(P)H-quinone oxidoreductase subunit L, with amino-acid sequence MNSSFLLLGGYGLLGFLYLVVVPLLLYYWMNKRWYNMGKYERLAIYGMVFLFFPGLILFAPFLNLRLDGQGEV; translated from the coding sequence ATGAACAGCTCTTTTTTGCTACTAGGAGGCTATGGATTGTTAGGATTTTTATATTTGGTTGTTGTTCCGCTTTTGCTTTATTACTGGATGAATAAACGTTGGTACAACATGGGCAAGTATGAGCGCCTAGCAATTTATGGAATGGTGTTTTTGTTTTTTCCAGGATTAATTCTATTTGCTCCCTTTTTGAACTTACGTCTTGATGGTCAAGGAGAGGTCTGA
- a CDS encoding c-type cytochrome, whose amino-acid sequence MKAFTFNFLMHQLKKSSIPLKEQLLKTLRLAIFIAVFLTSPFNSLALEASQGETLFIQHCSGCHINGGNVIRRSKTLRLEALQKRGLDNPEAIAKIAREGIGSMSSYEEVLGEGGDQLVADWIWSQAQKAWTQG is encoded by the coding sequence ATGAAGGCATTTACTTTCAATTTTCTTATGCACCAACTCAAAAAATCAAGTATCCCTCTTAAAGAGCAACTCCTAAAAACTTTAAGACTGGCAATATTTATTGCAGTTTTTTTAACCTCTCCCTTCAACAGTCTTGCCTTAGAAGCTTCTCAGGGTGAGACTCTTTTCATACAACACTGTTCAGGTTGCCATATAAATGGAGGAAATGTCATCAGACGAAGTAAAACCCTTAGACTTGAAGCTTTACAAAAACGTGGATTAGATAACCCAGAAGCTATTGCAAAAATTGCTCGAGAAGGGATAGGAAGTATGTCTAGCTATGAAGAAGTCCTTGGCGAGGGAGGTGATCAACTTGTTGCTGATTGGATATGGAGTCAAGCTCAAAAGGCCTGGACCCAGGGATAA
- the pyrC gene encoding dihydroorotase, giving the protein MPLNIPQGHLTLRQPDDWHVHFRDGSLMKSVVSSTARVFRRAIVMPNLSPPITTVEAAIAYRERILSSVPKGISFSPLMTVYLTDNLSVNVLREGSQKAVFTAAKLYPANATTNSSMGVTKITNIYSIFETMEEIGLPLLVHGEVTDLDVDIYDREAVFIDKYLSPILERFPKLRVVLEHITTEQAVQFVQTASENLAATITPHHLHINRNAMFLGGLRSDFYCLPVAKRERHRIALRKAATSGKPCFFLGTDSAPHLRSSKESSCGCAGIFNAHYALESYAEVFEEENALDRLEGFASVHGAAFYGMPLNEDSINLKRVFQVIPERFALQEEAEKIDHLVPFHAGESLRWVVEPMV; this is encoded by the coding sequence ATGCCTTTGAACATTCCCCAGGGACACCTCACCCTTCGCCAGCCTGATGACTGGCATGTTCATTTTAGAGATGGCTCTTTGATGAAATCTGTTGTTAGCAGTACTGCGCGAGTATTTAGAAGAGCCATAGTTATGCCGAACCTTTCTCCTCCTATTACTACTGTTGAGGCAGCTATTGCTTATAGAGAGCGCATATTGTCCTCAGTCCCAAAAGGAATTTCTTTTTCCCCTTTGATGACTGTTTATCTTACTGATAATCTTTCAGTAAATGTTCTTAGAGAAGGTTCCCAAAAAGCTGTCTTTACTGCGGCAAAGCTTTACCCAGCTAATGCTACAACCAATTCATCTATGGGTGTCACTAAGATTACTAATATTTATTCAATTTTCGAGACGATGGAAGAAATTGGCTTGCCATTGCTTGTTCATGGAGAGGTAACAGATTTAGATGTTGACATCTATGATAGAGAGGCTGTTTTTATTGACAAATACTTATCTCCAATACTAGAACGCTTCCCAAAACTTCGTGTTGTTTTGGAGCATATAACAACAGAACAAGCCGTTCAATTTGTTCAGACTGCTAGTGAAAATTTAGCCGCAACGATCACGCCTCATCATCTGCACATCAATCGAAATGCGATGTTTCTTGGAGGGTTGCGTAGTGATTTTTATTGTCTACCTGTCGCAAAAAGAGAGCGACACCGTATAGCTTTGCGAAAAGCTGCCACAAGTGGAAAACCTTGTTTTTTTCTGGGAACTGATTCAGCTCCTCATCTTCGTTCCTCTAAAGAGAGCTCATGCGGATGTGCAGGTATTTTTAACGCTCATTATGCGCTTGAAAGCTATGCCGAAGTATTTGAGGAAGAAAATGCTCTAGATCGATTGGAGGGCTTCGCGAGTGTGCATGGAGCAGCCTTTTATGGGATGCCTCTTAATGAGGACTCAATAAATTTAAAAAGAGTCTTTCAGGTGATACCGGAGCGGTTTGCTCTTCAGGAGGAGGCCGAGAAGATAGATCATTTGGTCCCCTTTCATGCTGGAGAGTCTTTGAGGTGGGTAGTTGAACCTATGGTTTAA
- the hisIE gene encoding bifunctional phosphoribosyl-AMP cyclohydrolase/phosphoribosyl-ATP diphosphatase HisIE → MQEYGTGFINQLRFNQDGLIPAVTQDWLDGAVLMVAWMNRLAIERTIESGEVHYWSRSRKELWHKGATSGHKQILKGIRYDCDADVILLTIDQVGSVACHTGARSCFFEEGEQRTNGGSNALQPPADACSELFKLIEQRRCNPEAGSYTNHLLNKGDNKILKKIGEESVEFVMACKDDDAQSIANEAADLLFHIQVALSNHGVSWRDVLSVLTQRRGGPRRHKESQ, encoded by the coding sequence ATGCAGGAATATGGCACAGGCTTCATCAACCAACTCCGTTTCAACCAAGACGGCCTAATTCCTGCTGTAACACAGGACTGGCTTGATGGTGCTGTACTGATGGTTGCTTGGATGAACCGATTGGCAATAGAGCGCACAATTGAGAGTGGAGAAGTGCACTACTGGAGTCGTTCTCGAAAAGAGTTATGGCACAAAGGTGCTACTAGTGGGCACAAGCAAATACTTAAAGGAATCAGATACGACTGTGATGCTGATGTGATTTTGCTAACTATCGATCAAGTCGGTTCCGTTGCATGCCACACAGGTGCTCGAAGCTGCTTCTTCGAAGAAGGCGAGCAAAGAACTAATGGAGGATCTAATGCACTTCAGCCTCCAGCAGATGCATGTAGTGAGTTATTCAAGCTTATTGAACAAAGGCGTTGCAACCCTGAAGCAGGTAGCTATACAAACCACCTTTTGAACAAAGGAGATAATAAAATCTTAAAAAAAATTGGCGAGGAAAGTGTCGAATTTGTTATGGCTTGCAAAGACGATGATGCTCAATCAATAGCAAATGAGGCGGCTGACCTTCTTTTTCACATACAAGTTGCTCTTTCTAACCACGGTGTTTCATGGAGAGATGTACTTAGTGTGCTCACGCAAAGGAGAGGAGGGCCTCGAAGGCACAAGGAATCCCAGTAA
- a CDS encoding glutathione S-transferase family protein, translating to MDSIQALNWEDLKKLAPKEINYAEGPTNSQATRRLFGQPENKIRVTLYRDNHAWCPYCQKVWLWLEWKKIPYQIKKVTMRCYGNKEEWYLRKVPSGMLPAVEIDNHLITESDRILLELEKAYGPLGLPLEDPKSLKLRNLERQLFRSWCNWLCYPALIPLQEQKAKQNFHTFARKMEAEIISTSGPWLDNSLNDITIPGSTDVIFIPYVERMNASLAYYKGLNLRKEHPQIDQWFKALEKLEVYRGTQGDFHTHAHDLPPQMGGCWKNKSSTQKLFSSSIDNGNGLDNQETSWIDQEKTSIVKPKIVALGRVLKHRNRLLDLNPIGSKDFDQPLRAALTFMVLEKPCLPNKGTALGLRYLRDRISVPRDMPLLAARELRKALETTAYNDGLEEGPPISTRNRFDQDPKPFRNI from the coding sequence ATGGATTCCATTCAAGCACTTAACTGGGAAGATCTTAAAAAGCTTGCGCCTAAGGAGATCAATTACGCTGAGGGCCCTACAAACTCTCAGGCCACACGACGTCTTTTTGGTCAACCTGAAAACAAAATAAGAGTAACTCTCTACAGAGACAATCATGCTTGGTGTCCTTACTGTCAAAAAGTTTGGCTATGGCTCGAATGGAAAAAAATTCCATACCAGATAAAGAAAGTCACAATGAGATGTTATGGAAATAAAGAGGAGTGGTATTTAAGAAAAGTACCATCAGGAATGCTTCCTGCAGTAGAGATTGACAATCATCTAATAACTGAAAGCGATCGAATACTTCTTGAATTAGAAAAAGCCTATGGTCCACTTGGACTTCCACTAGAAGATCCAAAATCACTAAAATTGCGCAACCTAGAAAGACAGCTATTTAGGAGCTGGTGTAATTGGCTTTGCTACCCTGCCTTAATTCCATTACAAGAACAAAAAGCCAAGCAAAATTTTCATACATTTGCTCGAAAAATGGAAGCAGAGATCATCTCTACTAGTGGTCCTTGGTTAGACAATAGCCTCAACGATATAACTATTCCAGGTAGCACTGATGTCATCTTTATTCCTTACGTAGAAAGAATGAATGCCTCACTCGCATACTACAAAGGTCTAAATCTTCGCAAAGAGCATCCCCAAATTGACCAATGGTTCAAGGCACTAGAAAAGCTCGAGGTTTATCGAGGGACTCAAGGGGACTTCCATACTCATGCACATGACCTTCCTCCTCAGATGGGTGGTTGTTGGAAAAACAAAAGCTCAACTCAAAAACTTTTTTCAAGCTCAATAGATAATGGTAATGGATTAGACAATCAAGAAACTTCCTGGATTGACCAAGAAAAAACCTCAATAGTTAAACCAAAAATAGTTGCATTAGGGAGAGTACTGAAACATCGCAATCGTCTACTAGATTTAAATCCGATTGGTTCAAAAGATTTTGACCAACCATTGAGAGCCGCTCTGACCTTTATGGTTTTAGAAAAACCCTGTTTACCTAATAAAGGGACAGCTTTAGGGCTGCGATATCTCCGAGATCGCATATCCGTTCCTAGAGATATGCCATTACTAGCTGCTAGAGAATTACGCAAGGCTCTTGAAACGACTGCCTATAATGATGGTCTAGAGGAAGGGCCTCCAATATCTACTCGAAACCGTTTCGACCAAGACCCTAAACCTTTTAGGAATATTTAA
- a CDS encoding calcium/sodium antiporter → MPSFLISALEVLIGIGLLFGGGELFVQGSIALALILGIPQLVIGLTVVSLGTSAPELFVSVSSILKGSDALAISNVVGSNIFNVMVVLGSSALVLPLKVESRLVRRDIPVLLAVSASVWGMASAGRITWQAGLALLIALIINTIWEIRTAREEPEGMKNAEPEINEKFAERGIFPAICLLIVGIFLLALGSNLLVIGASSVAIELGVKEAVIGLTIVSAGTSMPELVTSLVAALKGRTDLAIGNVVGSSLLNQLLVLGSCAIVSGSKGLFVEEMLIQRDMPVMVLTTLACMPIFWTKGQISRLEGGLLVGLYFCYLTDQVLPHVSNLQNEFRLLMFCLVLPLSTVLIIYKTLDYWQLVRRSRTHI, encoded by the coding sequence ATGCCTTCATTCCTAATCTCAGCTTTAGAGGTGCTGATTGGAATAGGTCTTTTATTTGGGGGAGGAGAGCTCTTTGTACAAGGGTCCATAGCCCTGGCATTAATTTTGGGCATCCCTCAACTAGTCATAGGACTAACGGTTGTCTCTCTGGGGACAAGCGCACCTGAGCTCTTCGTAAGTGTCAGTTCAATACTTAAAGGTTCTGATGCACTAGCAATAAGCAATGTTGTGGGGAGCAATATTTTTAACGTAATGGTGGTTTTAGGGAGCAGCGCACTTGTGCTTCCTCTCAAAGTCGAAAGTCGTCTCGTTCGAAGAGACATACCTGTATTACTAGCTGTTTCAGCATCTGTTTGGGGAATGGCCTCAGCAGGTCGCATAACTTGGCAAGCAGGCTTGGCCTTATTAATTGCATTAATTATCAACACCATCTGGGAGATACGTACTGCGCGAGAAGAACCAGAAGGAATGAAAAATGCTGAGCCAGAAATCAATGAAAAGTTTGCAGAAAGAGGAATATTTCCAGCAATTTGCCTTTTAATAGTAGGAATATTTCTGCTCGCCCTTGGATCCAACCTTTTAGTTATAGGCGCCAGCTCAGTGGCTATTGAACTAGGGGTCAAAGAGGCTGTAATAGGTCTAACTATAGTTTCAGCTGGAACCTCAATGCCCGAACTAGTCACCTCATTGGTGGCTGCTCTAAAAGGAAGAACCGACTTGGCAATCGGAAATGTTGTAGGCAGTAGTCTTCTAAATCAACTTCTAGTACTTGGTAGCTGCGCAATCGTCTCTGGAAGCAAAGGACTTTTCGTTGAAGAGATGCTTATTCAAAGGGACATGCCTGTAATGGTGCTTACAACACTCGCATGCATGCCAATATTTTGGACAAAAGGACAAATCAGCCGCCTCGAAGGAGGACTTTTAGTGGGACTATACTTTTGCTATTTAACAGACCAGGTGCTTCCACACGTTTCTAACCTTCAAAATGAATTTAGGCTATTAATGTTTTGCTTGGTTTTACCACTTTCAACAGTATTGATAATATATAAGACACTAGATTACTGGCAGTTGGTTCGCAGAAGCAGGACCCATATATAG
- a CDS encoding YciI family protein: MERFVLFGTYCENALEKRGPFRDQHLKRLNTLKQKGTLITLGPTKCTRYVFGIFEATNVETVQQLVEEDVYWKEGIWTSAEVYPWVQAF, translated from the coding sequence ATGGAGCGCTTTGTACTTTTTGGGACATACTGTGAGAATGCACTTGAAAAGCGTGGCCCTTTTCGGGATCAACACCTTAAAAGACTTAATACTCTTAAGCAGAAAGGAACACTCATCACCCTTGGTCCAACTAAGTGCACTAGATATGTTTTTGGGATTTTTGAGGCAACCAATGTTGAGACTGTTCAACAGCTTGTTGAAGAAGACGTTTACTGGAAGGAAGGCATTTGGACCTCTGCTGAGGTTTATCCCTGGGTCCAGGCCTTTTGA
- the gorA gene encoding glutathione-disulfide reductase: protein MKDFFDLIVLGAGSGGLAAAKRAARHGARVAIVEGDRVGGTCVIRGCVPKKLLVYGALFRKQLEVASSYGVEIGGLNFQNNIFLSNVRNEVDRLNRLHVDFLANAGVELFQAWGSFSGQNSIDLLDSNSKKPSLNKIHGKRILIAVGGRPWRPEIPGASLGWTSDDMFLQEDLPEKMVVVGGGFIACEFSCILNSLGVKVSQFVRSSSLLRSFDSELSSHLEHSMRESGIDFHFDTVVSSIDGCPGDLIVKTSSATFLSGGILFATGRKPFLDNLNLNVAGVDVHNGRIEINKMHETNVPNIYALGDVTDRWNLTPVAIDEGRALADRIFGGICRDVNYQLVPRAVFSDPEIATIGLSEVQAIESLGASNVQIYRSMFRPMSQSLHKSGPKCLLKLVVDSRDEKVIGCHMLGEHAAEIIQMASIAIGMGATKKEFDNTMALHPTIAEEFVTMA from the coding sequence TTGAAGGATTTCTTCGACTTAATCGTTTTAGGGGCTGGCTCTGGCGGCCTTGCCGCTGCTAAACGTGCTGCAAGGCATGGCGCAAGAGTTGCAATTGTTGAGGGTGACCGGGTTGGTGGAACTTGCGTCATTCGAGGTTGTGTCCCTAAAAAACTACTGGTTTATGGAGCTTTATTTAGAAAACAATTGGAGGTGGCTTCTAGTTATGGAGTGGAAATTGGCGGGCTGAATTTTCAGAATAATATTTTCTTGTCTAATGTTCGAAATGAGGTTGACCGTTTAAATCGCCTACATGTTGATTTTTTAGCTAATGCAGGTGTTGAATTATTCCAAGCTTGGGGAAGTTTCTCGGGTCAAAATTCTATTGATTTATTGGATTCAAATAGTAAAAAGCCTTCTTTGAATAAAATTCATGGGAAAAGAATTCTTATAGCGGTGGGAGGACGCCCTTGGCGCCCTGAAATACCAGGAGCTTCACTTGGATGGACCAGTGATGATATGTTTCTTCAAGAGGACCTTCCTGAGAAGATGGTAGTTGTGGGAGGGGGATTTATTGCATGTGAATTTTCTTGCATACTCAATAGTTTAGGCGTCAAAGTTAGTCAATTTGTACGTAGTTCAAGCTTACTAAGAAGTTTTGATAGCGAATTGTCCAGCCATCTTGAGCATTCCATGAGAGAAAGTGGAATAGACTTCCACTTTGACACAGTTGTTAGCTCGATCGATGGCTGTCCTGGTGATCTTATTGTGAAGACTTCTAGCGCAACCTTTTTGTCTGGAGGTATCTTATTCGCCACAGGAAGGAAACCTTTTCTAGATAATCTAAATTTAAATGTTGCTGGCGTAGATGTTCACAATGGAAGGATAGAAATCAACAAAATGCATGAAACAAATGTTCCTAACATATATGCACTTGGAGATGTGACAGATAGATGGAATTTAACTCCTGTTGCAATAGACGAAGGAAGAGCTCTTGCGGATCGAATTTTTGGTGGAATTTGTCGTGATGTGAATTACCAGCTAGTTCCTAGAGCTGTTTTTAGTGATCCCGAGATAGCTACAATTGGCCTGAGTGAAGTTCAGGCAATAGAATCCCTTGGGGCATCTAATGTACAGATATATCGCAGCATGTTTAGGCCTATGTCTCAATCCCTTCACAAGAGTGGTCCTAAATGTCTTTTGAAACTCGTTGTTGATTCAAGAGATGAGAAAGTGATTGGTTGTCATATGCTCGGTGAGCATGCGGCTGAAATCATTCAGATGGCATCAATAGCAATAGGCATGGGGGCAACAAAAAAGGAATTCGACAATACTATGGCTTTGCATCCAACAATAGCCGAAGAATTTGTTACAATGGCATAG
- the trpA gene encoding tryptophan synthase subunit alpha, translating to MENQLNQKSKIISSFELLNDQGRIALMPFLMAGDPDLETSRKVLLKLQDAGADIIELGIPYSDPLADGPVIQAAASRALASGTTISRVLDMLSDLRCELEIPIVLFTYSNPLLNVGMDCFCDRAAEAGVSGLVVPDLPLEEAEKLSPLASDRGIDLVLLVAPTTPKERMKTISRKSKGFTYLVSVTGVTGERTNMESRVELLVHQLKSSSLSPVAVGFGISGPEQIKQVREWGADGAIVGSALVKRIANAQKGLEVQAAGNFCAELRRAADEK from the coding sequence TTGGAGAATCAATTAAATCAAAAAAGTAAAATCATTAGTTCATTTGAACTTTTGAATGATCAAGGTCGAATTGCTTTAATGCCATTTCTGATGGCTGGGGACCCTGACCTTGAGACTTCTCGCAAAGTGTTGTTAAAGCTTCAAGATGCTGGAGCAGACATCATTGAACTTGGAATTCCATATAGTGATCCGTTGGCTGATGGCCCTGTGATTCAAGCTGCAGCATCTAGAGCTTTGGCTTCAGGTACAACTATTTCAAGAGTTCTTGATATGTTGTCGGATTTACGATGTGAGTTAGAAATACCTATTGTTTTATTTACTTATAGCAATCCATTGCTCAATGTTGGAATGGATTGCTTTTGTGATCGAGCAGCAGAGGCAGGCGTTTCAGGTCTAGTTGTTCCAGATCTTCCTTTAGAAGAAGCTGAGAAACTTTCTCCTTTGGCTTCTGATAGAGGCATTGACCTTGTCTTGTTGGTTGCTCCGACTACTCCCAAAGAAAGAATGAAAACAATTTCTCGGAAAAGTAAAGGTTTTACTTATTTGGTTAGTGTTACAGGTGTTACAGGTGAACGCACTAATATGGAAAGCCGTGTTGAATTACTTGTTCATCAACTTAAGTCATCTTCTTTAAGCCCTGTGGCTGTTGGATTTGGTATATCAGGTCCTGAACAAATAAAACAAGTTAGAGAATGGGGTGCTGATGGGGCAATTGTAGGAAGTGCATTAGTTAAGAGAATTGCTAATGCTCAAAAAGGATTAGAAGTTCAGGCAGCAGGGAATTTTTGTGCTGAACTAAGAAGAGCTGCTGATGAGAAATGA
- a CDS encoding Nif11 domain/cupin domain-containing protein, whose translation MSEKDLQRFLHKVEQLKQMTNSLDEVDGRRELLASCVNHNQVIELARSWGYEIGRRWGEKDLIPQELSIEGLIKSCRRQKGDESKHIIHQGDTWRLELVQSFAASSPQGFWYDQLEHEWILLLRGSATIKFKDPELLLELNVGDQLHLPPHRLHRVERTDPLPGTLWLTLFWEAKN comes from the coding sequence ATGTCAGAAAAAGATCTTCAGAGATTTCTTCATAAGGTTGAGCAGCTAAAGCAAATGACTAATTCATTAGATGAAGTTGATGGACGACGTGAGCTTTTAGCTAGTTGCGTGAATCACAATCAAGTGATTGAACTGGCTAGATCTTGGGGGTATGAAATTGGACGAAGGTGGGGTGAAAAAGATCTAATTCCTCAGGAACTTTCAATTGAGGGACTGATAAAGTCTTGTAGAAGACAAAAAGGCGATGAATCAAAACATATCATTCATCAAGGCGATACATGGAGATTGGAATTAGTTCAATCCTTTGCTGCTTCCAGTCCTCAGGGGTTTTGGTATGACCAGTTAGAACATGAATGGATTTTGTTGCTTAGAGGTAGTGCAACAATAAAATTCAAAGACCCTGAGTTACTTTTAGAACTTAATGTTGGAGACCAGCTTCATTTGCCCCCTCATCGCTTACACCGAGTTGAACGTACTGATCCTTTGCCTGGAACATTATGGTTAACACTTTTTTGGGAAGCTAAAAACTAA
- a CDS encoding AbrB family transcriptional regulator translates to MLTGSDLLTKVKELGDVSKSDLVRACGYVSTKKNGSERLNFTAFYEALLDAKGVNLGATGVAGVGKGGRKLSYIATVQGNGNLLIGKAYTALQDLKPGDDFQIKLGRKQIKLTPVGGDDED, encoded by the coding sequence ATGCTCACTGGTAGTGACCTTCTAACAAAAGTTAAGGAGCTAGGTGATGTAAGCAAATCCGATCTAGTTCGCGCATGTGGTTATGTCTCAACCAAGAAAAATGGTAGTGAGCGTTTAAACTTCACCGCCTTTTACGAAGCTCTTCTAGATGCTAAAGGTGTAAACCTTGGAGCTACAGGTGTTGCTGGTGTTGGCAAAGGTGGCCGTAAGCTTAGCTATATAGCTACAGTCCAAGGCAATGGAAATCTTTTAATAGGTAAGGCTTACACTGCTCTCCAAGATCTAAAGCCTGGCGATGATTTTCAGATCAAGCTTGGTCGAAAGCAGATAAAGTTAACTCCTGTTGGTGGAGATGACGAAGATTAA
- a CDS encoding sigma-70 family RNA polymerase sigma factor: protein MGSSLSAYLSEIGRHKLLTPEQELTMGRKVQAMVAITNRNQTNEEKAQKEHFSAEERRIIRLGEKAKSQMITANLRLVVNLAKRYQGKGLELLDLIQEGTLGLTRAVEKYDPKRGHRFSTYAYWWIRQGLNRALSTQSRTIRIPVNVNEKLTKLRSAKSKLMQSNGLAPTSDQLATSLRLPIEEVEDLLACEMRSITVSLQGVVKSKSDPSELVDLLPSEELPPMELAEIAERSASAWDLLNQSNLTPKELTIVTLRFGLDGSNEWRTLAEVARHMNCSREYCRQVVQRALRKLRKTGIQRGIVENNA from the coding sequence ATGGGAAGTTCTTTGAGTGCTTATCTCAGTGAGATTGGGCGGCATAAACTTCTAACGCCCGAGCAAGAGCTCACAATGGGACGAAAAGTTCAGGCCATGGTTGCTATAACCAACCGCAACCAAACCAATGAGGAGAAAGCCCAGAAAGAGCACTTTTCAGCTGAAGAGCGAAGGATAATTCGTCTAGGAGAAAAAGCTAAAAGTCAAATGATCACTGCAAACCTTCGGCTTGTAGTAAATCTCGCAAAACGATATCAAGGTAAAGGTTTAGAACTGCTCGACCTAATCCAAGAAGGAACACTTGGCTTAACTAGAGCTGTAGAAAAATATGATCCCAAGCGCGGGCACCGCTTCTCTACCTACGCATATTGGTGGATAAGACAAGGTCTTAATAGAGCTCTCTCCACTCAAAGTAGGACTATTCGTATACCTGTAAACGTCAATGAAAAACTCACAAAACTAAGGTCGGCAAAGTCCAAACTCATGCAAAGCAATGGATTGGCTCCCACTTCAGACCAATTAGCCACATCCTTGAGACTTCCAATTGAAGAAGTAGAAGATTTGCTCGCCTGTGAGATGCGTAGCATAACCGTAAGTCTCCAAGGAGTTGTCAAGTCAAAATCTGATCCCTCTGAGCTAGTCGATCTACTTCCTAGCGAAGAACTTCCTCCAATGGAACTAGCAGAAATTGCAGAAAGAAGTGCTTCGGCCTGGGATCTACTAAATCAATCGAACCTAACTCCCAAAGAACTGACAATAGTCACTCTCCGATTTGGACTAGATGGTTCTAATGAATGGAGGACCCTTGCAGAGGTAGCAAGACATATGAATTGCAGTAGGGAGTATTGCAGGCAAGTGGTACAAAGAGCTCTTAGAAAACTTAGAAAAACAGGAATACAAAGAGGAATTGTTGAAAACAACGCTTAA
- a CDS encoding DUF3007 family protein yields the protein MTRSRVIQLGILFFLLGGLGYGSFRLFGLNGISSGIASEAVLVALVVVWIGSYLFRVITGNMTFMEQRKRYLKAYEELTTAELKARFDAMSEDEQMQLMQELDLENNKSSSFSDE from the coding sequence TTGACACGCTCAAGGGTTATTCAACTAGGTATTTTATTTTTTTTATTAGGTGGATTGGGTTATGGCTCTTTTAGATTGTTTGGATTAAATGGTATTTCTTCAGGTATTGCCTCGGAGGCTGTTCTGGTTGCACTGGTCGTTGTATGGATAGGCTCCTATCTGTTTAGAGTCATCACCGGTAATATGACTTTCATGGAGCAGCGAAAACGTTACCTTAAGGCTTATGAAGAATTAACTACTGCTGAACTTAAGGCTCGATTTGATGCAATGTCTGAAGATGAGCAAATGCAATTAATGCAAGAGCTCGATCTTGAGAACAACAAATCTTCTTCATTCTCAGACGAATAG
- a CDS encoding 6-carboxytetrahydropterin synthase, producing MSIPSFGYTCRKHFDRYPCCHRQWKHPGHCRFVHGYSRSFTFWFAARELDVYGFVVDFSSLKPLEQKLRNQFDHTFLINADDPLLLEWRKLHEEGALDLRVMENVGMEASAQLVWGWANSLLFDRDAGRTCCWQVEASEDDINSASYEAIPSWFQSENPLITET from the coding sequence ATGTCCATACCATCTTTCGGATATACCTGCCGCAAACACTTTGACCGGTACCCTTGTTGTCATAGGCAATGGAAACATCCCGGTCATTGTAGGTTTGTTCATGGTTATAGCCGTAGCTTCACTTTTTGGTTTGCTGCAAGAGAACTTGACGTCTATGGATTTGTTGTCGATTTTTCGAGTCTCAAACCTTTAGAACAAAAACTCAGAAATCAGTTTGATCATACTTTTTTAATTAATGCAGATGATCCGTTGCTATTGGAATGGAGGAAGTTGCATGAAGAAGGTGCATTAGATCTTCGGGTTATGGAAAATGTAGGAATGGAGGCTAGCGCTCAGCTTGTATGGGGTTGGGCAAATTCTCTTTTGTTTGATAGAGATGCTGGCCGAACGTGTTGCTGGCAGGTTGAAGCATCTGAGGATGATATAAATTCTGCTTCTTATGAGGCAATCCCAAGCTGGTTTCAATCTGAGAACCCTTTAATTACAGAAACTTGA